The following are encoded together in the Desulfovibrio sp. Huiquan2017 genome:
- a CDS encoding ABC transporter transmembrane domain-containing protein → MPHPNDQKRITKTSLYSWVLYKSIPLQLAVVGIIVITVAMRVFPLEMQKRIINQAIGMKDVPALWRYCALYIGSVTLAGVLKFAINLMQVHIGERALKTIRERLYEHLLSLPVQFYRRTSPGNVISYLITEFIPVASFIGQAVAVPAVNILTFLAMAGYMINLNPTIGVISISIYPVELFVLPRIQKYFRRANRRRIKHTQALSGLVGEAVSGVHEVHSNASIPLEKQRFSRVLNKLYRDTVLQNGIKFAIKFVNNFFMSLGPFVLFLIGGWYAIQGRFDVGAIVAFLSAYEKLYDPWKELMEFWQVYQDSSVRYQQIMRAFDHAPEFKQVTEGRDPYHLDNDVEIRNLSFVIGGNVRLLDNVSLSVKGGEHVALVGFSGSGKSTLALCVAQLYKYTGGSVLLGGREVSELTKQDISYNLGMVAQHPFIFDGSVKENLLYSCRSLAMQGGHCPGGDEPSLDDLIKITQQVGLFTDVLAFALRSRLAPEMDSEALKEAILASRKEFQEGEAGMYADVAEHIEIFDTDSYSRYMTVAENIAFGASNAEPFDQEHLHIHWEFLEFLERHGLMAHLTVMGETLARVITDELGPEPDHEAFQTSPIPEAEYGDYLKVANRLDSGEPLSEEEKGLILKLALGYTPGIHKGVPLDKGFVNRVVRSREDFMTLVTERYPGAFTFFTHDKYIDALNIQDNILFGRVRTDAQGAEEEINHRIMQALIMQGALEPVVEMGLNFQVGSMGDRLSGGQRQKVALARTFLKAPPVLILDEATAALDNKSQARVQNILTSNWKGKSTVLAVIHRLDMLPYYDKVVVLKAGRIVEQGEYQELLDKKGALYALIHGREE, encoded by the coding sequence ATGCCTCACCCCAACGACCAAAAACGCATCACCAAAACCTCCCTTTATTCCTGGGTGTTGTACAAGAGCATCCCGTTGCAGTTGGCCGTGGTGGGCATCATCGTGATCACCGTGGCCATGCGCGTGTTCCCGCTGGAAATGCAGAAGCGGATCATCAACCAGGCCATCGGCATGAAGGACGTCCCGGCCCTGTGGCGCTACTGCGCCCTGTACATCGGGTCCGTGACCCTGGCCGGAGTGCTCAAGTTCGCCATCAATCTGATGCAGGTCCATATCGGGGAGCGGGCGCTGAAGACCATCCGCGAACGGCTCTACGAACACCTTCTGTCCCTGCCCGTGCAATTCTATCGCCGCACCTCGCCCGGCAACGTCATCTCCTACCTGATCACCGAGTTCATCCCGGTAGCCAGCTTCATCGGCCAGGCCGTGGCCGTGCCCGCGGTGAACATCCTGACCTTCCTGGCCATGGCCGGATACATGATCAACCTGAACCCGACCATCGGGGTGATCTCCATCTCCATCTACCCGGTGGAGCTCTTCGTCCTGCCGCGCATCCAGAAGTATTTCCGCCGGGCCAACCGCCGCCGCATCAAACATACCCAGGCCCTTTCCGGGCTGGTGGGCGAGGCGGTCTCCGGCGTGCACGAGGTCCACTCCAATGCCTCCATTCCACTGGAGAAACAACGCTTTTCCAGAGTCCTGAACAAGCTTTACAGGGACACGGTGCTCCAGAACGGAATCAAGTTCGCCATCAAGTTCGTGAACAACTTTTTCATGAGCCTGGGCCCGTTCGTCCTCTTCCTCATCGGCGGCTGGTATGCCATCCAGGGCCGCTTCGACGTGGGCGCCATCGTGGCCTTCCTGTCGGCCTACGAGAAGCTCTACGATCCGTGGAAGGAGCTCATGGAGTTCTGGCAGGTCTACCAGGACAGCTCGGTCCGCTATCAGCAGATCATGCGCGCTTTCGACCACGCGCCCGAGTTCAAGCAGGTCACCGAAGGACGCGACCCCTACCACCTGGACAACGACGTGGAGATCCGCAACCTGTCCTTCGTGATCGGCGGCAACGTCCGGCTCCTGGACAACGTATCCCTGTCGGTCAAGGGCGGCGAGCACGTGGCCCTGGTCGGCTTTTCCGGCTCGGGCAAATCCACCCTGGCCCTGTGCGTGGCCCAGCTCTACAAATACACGGGCGGCTCGGTTCTGCTCGGCGGCCGCGAAGTTTCGGAACTGACCAAGCAGGACATCTCCTACAACCTCGGCATGGTCGCCCAGCACCCGTTCATCTTCGACGGCTCGGTCAAGGAGAACCTGCTCTACTCCTGCCGCTCCCTGGCCATGCAGGGCGGGCACTGTCCGGGCGGCGACGAGCCGAGCCTGGACGACCTGATCAAGATAACCCAACAGGTGGGGCTATTCACCGACGTGCTGGCCTTCGCCCTGCGCTCCCGCCTGGCCCCCGAAATGGACAGCGAAGCCCTCAAGGAGGCCATCCTGGCCTCGCGCAAGGAGTTCCAGGAAGGCGAGGCGGGCATGTACGCGGACGTGGCCGAGCACATCGAGATCTTCGACACCGACTCCTATTCCCGGTACATGACCGTGGCCGAAAACATCGCCTTCGGCGCGTCCAACGCCGAGCCTTTCGACCAGGAGCACCTGCACATTCACTGGGAATTTTTGGAATTTCTTGAGAGACACGGGCTGATGGCCCACCTGACCGTAATGGGCGAAACCCTGGCCAGGGTGATCACGGACGAACTCGGCCCGGAGCCCGATCACGAGGCCTTCCAGACCAGCCCCATCCCCGAGGCCGAGTACGGCGACTACCTGAAGGTGGCCAACCGGCTGGATTCGGGCGAACCCCTGTCCGAGGAGGAAAAGGGGCTGATCCTCAAGCTGGCCCTGGGCTACACCCCGGGCATCCACAAGGGGGTCCCCCTGGACAAGGGCTTCGTCAACCGCGTGGTCCGCTCCCGCGAGGATTTCATGACCCTGGTCACCGAACGCTACCCCGGAGCATTCACCTTCTTCACCCACGACAAGTACATCGATGCCCTGAACATCCAGGACAACATCCTGTTCGGCCGCGTGCGCACCGATGCCCAGGGAGCCGAGGAGGAGATCAACCACCGGATCATGCAGGCGCTGATCATGCAGGGGGCCCTGGAACCCGTGGTCGAGATGGGCCTCAACTTCCAGGTGGGGTCCATGGGCGACCGGCTGTCCGGTGGCCAGCGCCAGAAGGTGGCCCTGGCCCGAACCTTCCTCAAGGCGCCGCCCGTGCTCATCCTGGACGAGGCCACGGCCGCCCTGGACAATAAATCCCAGGCCCGGGTGCAGAATATCCTGACCTCCAACTGGAAGGGCAAGTCCACGGTCCTGGCGGTCATCCACCGGCTGGACATGCTGCCCTACTACGACAAGGTGGTGGTCCTCAAGGCGGGCCGCATCGTGGAACAAGGCGAGTATCAGGAGCTTCTTGACAAGAAGGGCGCGCTGTACGCCCTGATCCACGGCAGGGAAGAGTAA
- a CDS encoding carboxymuconolactone decarboxylase family protein has translation MPEPAEKATELFRQMNKNRRNVFKAYQGFTAAIKKGSAIEDKYQSLILIACSILTQCDMCISLHVQNAVTCGATKDEIIDAGLLAVAMGGSPKMMHMRYVYEELDKLYE, from the coding sequence ATGCCGGAACCTGCTGAGAAAGCAACCGAACTTTTCCGTCAAATGAACAAGAACCGCCGGAACGTCTTCAAGGCGTACCAGGGGTTCACCGCCGCCATCAAGAAAGGCAGCGCCATCGAGGACAAATACCAGTCCCTGATCCTGATCGCCTGTTCCATCCTGACCCAATGCGACATGTGTATTTCGCTCCACGTGCAGAACGCGGTAACCTGCGGGGCCACCAAGGACGAAATCATCGATGCCGGACTCCTGGCCGTGGCCATGGGCGGCTCCCCCAAGATGATGCACATGCGCTACGTCTACGAAGAGCTCGACAAGCTCTACGAATAG
- a CDS encoding glycosyltransferase, producing MSTRRTDSSTAFWRGLPDDLKALLRLGFVGKSHLLDVAGHCLRTGRAELAPVARDALCVLAGEHPLDGGLAAEILGSAPAAALLTPEAVARLRVLSAHWRRPADATPFLGLLGARDFVRTRNFLEKAVAGEPGNLFWREQAVTVGSVDNDPDFVFRCLEAAAPEAVRPSLDAASARVRTLFSRPEPSPEALLAAARRTPWNANLILRAFDALDGVASLRVRLPGRVAVLLYSWNKAEELDATLASLLDADLAGADVFVLNNGSTDGTAEVLARRERAFVDRLGTGRLTVVSLPVNVGAAAARNWLFHLDAVRAYEFVCYLDDDVALPPDWLERLGAAVARYPEAGVWGCKVVDHANPLCIQSADSHLVMAPEARVDLTRLDPNPFSLSGLHVQTLDAGDFDFLRPGASVTGCCHLFRTRTLLDSGDFALHLSPSQYDDMEHDLRLCEAGRFPVCQGHLAVRHRKRTGAASLVSAPELGNALGNKYKMQVMHSRADIAASLAAEQALLEADLLAKLEFLDTL from the coding sequence ATGAGCACGAGGCGCACTGATTCATCGACCGCCTTCTGGCGCGGCCTGCCCGACGACCTCAAGGCGCTGTTGCGCCTGGGATTCGTGGGCAAGTCCCATCTGCTCGACGTGGCCGGGCACTGCCTGCGTACCGGTCGGGCCGAACTGGCTCCCGTGGCCCGCGACGCCTTGTGCGTCCTGGCCGGGGAGCATCCCCTGGATGGCGGACTGGCCGCCGAGATCCTCGGTTCGGCGCCCGCCGCCGCGCTCCTCACCCCGGAAGCGGTGGCCCGGCTGCGCGTCCTGTCCGCCCATTGGCGCCGTCCCGCCGACGCCACACCGTTTCTCGGGCTGCTGGGGGCCCGCGACTTTGTCCGAACCCGTAATTTCCTGGAAAAGGCCGTGGCCGGCGAACCCGGCAACCTGTTCTGGCGCGAGCAGGCCGTGACCGTCGGCTCGGTGGATAATGACCCGGATTTCGTCTTCCGCTGCCTGGAAGCCGCTGCCCCCGAGGCCGTCCGGCCATCCCTCGACGCCGCCTCGGCCCGCGTTCGGACCCTTTTTTCCCGGCCCGAGCCGTCGCCCGAGGCGCTTCTGGCGGCCGCCCGCCGGACTCCGTGGAACGCCAACCTGATCCTGCGCGCCTTCGACGCCCTCGACGGCGTGGCCTCCTTGCGCGTGCGCCTGCCCGGGCGCGTCGCCGTGCTGCTCTATTCCTGGAACAAGGCGGAGGAGCTCGACGCCACCCTGGCTTCCCTGCTCGACGCCGATCTGGCCGGAGCCGACGTCTTTGTCCTGAACAACGGCTCCACGGACGGCACCGCCGAGGTCCTGGCCCGCCGGGAGAGGGCATTCGTAGACCGGCTCGGCACAGGGCGCCTGACCGTCGTTTCTCTGCCCGTGAACGTGGGCGCGGCGGCCGCGCGCAATTGGCTGTTCCACCTGGACGCGGTCCGGGCGTACGAGTTTGTCTGCTACCTGGACGACGATGTGGCCCTGCCGCCGGACTGGCTGGAACGGCTCGGCGCGGCGGTTGCGCGCTATCCCGAGGCGGGCGTGTGGGGCTGCAAGGTGGTGGATCACGCCAACCCCCTGTGCATCCAGAGCGCTGACAGCCATTTGGTCATGGCCCCCGAGGCCCGCGTTGATCTGACCCGGTTGGACCCCAATCCCTTCAGTCTGAGCGGCCTGCATGTCCAGACCTTGGACGCCGGGGACTTCGACTTCCTGCGCCCCGGTGCCTCGGTCACGGGGTGCTGCCATCTTTTCCGCACGCGGACGCTCCTCGATTCCGGGGATTTCGCCCTTCATCTCTCCCCATCCCAATATGACGACATGGAGCACGATTTGCGCCTGTGCGAGGCGGGCCGTTTCCCGGTTTGCCAGGGACACCTGGCCGTGCGCCACCGGAAGCGCACCGGCGCGGCCTCCCTGGTCTCGGCCCCGGAACTCGGCAACGCCTTGGGGAACAAGTACAAGATGCAGGTCATGCACTCCCGCGCCGACATCGCCGCCTCCCTGGCGGCCGAACAGGCCCTGCTCGAGGCCGACCTTCTCGCAAAGCTCGAATTTCTGGACACCCTGTAG
- a CDS encoding glycosyltransferase: MSISIPVLCYHNVSDVNGHTPEMFREHLDAMLDAGWRTISARDLLAVTRGEMRPPKRSLVLTFDDGHVSNWITVVPELEKRGMTGTFFALTDFTLPGVVRDAKTAPTMLRMREAFLTAFRDGDLSQFLNEAEIGAMLGKGMEVFAHGCRHQAAYRSLEPDGRLGDGITHWGGWAIYPGYNDEWPTFSPGSAYVYDGFWPRFDGTGGPRFVKRSEEERRQFCRRDLRKSLERIRELNGWDEQLFCWPWGQFDPVSESELKAAGYVGAFTLERGPNARGTDPFRLNRLGVAAHKDGRWVQNRLRMYSGTVSARIFFKKFRKKPEVDSVLYATDSTKLSGGSRQMVNNIEAMAGMGVKVYALVTPDSAINGALDGLDVEVIRFDGFQQYAKAGKFLKELVRDKSIDVVHTFHNRAYKMGVLARLLGAKFKLFINRGVISRPNAVFFLWTALSDGVIANSARCAEILRRHWVRGKLLNVVYNAYAGPDFGEPKPRKKRGTRYVYVGNGAAIKGFDVFLKAADRLCEEGARDLEFVGVGVTDVQLRGFADVLTPRVAERYRNTGKLGHGEVLDELRFADVQVISSRMESLPNSLLEGFDLGLPAVCTSVGGIPEVVRDGVNGFLCASEDADCLAEKMRLLAEDPLKRYTMGLAGRRVVRTLLTPEAKGRNLMRIYMGERLYEPLAVEEAAVPGPADIEEHPYEHEAH, from the coding sequence ATGAGCATATCCATACCTGTCCTTTGCTATCACAACGTGTCCGACGTGAACGGGCATACGCCCGAAATGTTTCGCGAGCATCTCGACGCCATGCTCGACGCGGGCTGGCGGACCATCTCGGCCCGTGATCTGTTGGCCGTGACGCGCGGCGAGATGCGCCCCCCGAAGCGGTCCCTGGTCCTGACCTTCGACGACGGCCATGTATCCAACTGGATCACCGTGGTCCCCGAGCTTGAGAAGCGGGGCATGACCGGGACGTTTTTCGCCCTCACGGACTTTACCTTGCCGGGTGTCGTCCGTGACGCGAAGACGGCGCCCACGATGCTGCGCATGCGGGAGGCCTTCCTAACCGCCTTCCGGGACGGCGATCTTTCGCAGTTCCTCAACGAGGCCGAGATTGGGGCCATGCTCGGCAAGGGCATGGAGGTCTTCGCGCACGGCTGCCGCCACCAGGCCGCGTACCGGAGCCTGGAGCCGGACGGACGGCTCGGGGACGGGATAACGCACTGGGGCGGCTGGGCCATTTACCCCGGCTATAATGACGAATGGCCGACCTTCAGCCCGGGCAGCGCCTATGTCTATGACGGATTCTGGCCGAGGTTCGACGGGACCGGCGGGCCGCGTTTCGTCAAGCGCTCCGAGGAGGAACGCCGCCAGTTCTGCCGCCGGGATCTGCGCAAGAGCCTGGAGCGCATCCGTGAACTGAACGGCTGGGACGAGCAGCTTTTTTGCTGGCCGTGGGGACAGTTCGACCCGGTTTCCGAGTCCGAGTTGAAGGCGGCCGGGTACGTCGGGGCCTTCACTTTGGAGCGCGGGCCCAACGCCCGGGGCACGGATCCATTCCGGCTCAACCGTCTGGGGGTGGCCGCCCACAAGGACGGCCGTTGGGTCCAAAACCGGTTGCGCATGTACTCGGGCACCGTGTCGGCGCGCATCTTTTTCAAGAAATTCCGCAAGAAGCCGGAAGTCGATTCCGTGCTCTATGCCACGGACTCCACCAAGCTGTCCGGGGGCAGCCGCCAGATGGTCAACAACATCGAGGCCATGGCAGGCATGGGCGTGAAGGTCTATGCCCTGGTGACCCCGGATTCGGCCATCAATGGGGCCCTTGACGGGCTGGACGTGGAGGTCATTCGCTTCGACGGTTTCCAACAATACGCCAAGGCCGGGAAGTTCCTCAAGGAACTGGTCCGGGACAAATCCATCGACGTGGTCCACACCTTCCACAACCGGGCGTACAAGATGGGCGTGCTGGCACGGCTCCTGGGCGCGAAGTTCAAGCTGTTCATCAACCGGGGCGTCATATCCCGGCCCAATGCCGTATTTTTCCTGTGGACCGCGTTGTCCGACGGGGTCATCGCCAATTCGGCCCGTTGCGCCGAGATCCTGCGTCGCCATTGGGTGCGCGGCAAGCTCCTGAACGTGGTCTACAACGCCTACGCCGGGCCGGATTTTGGCGAGCCCAAGCCGCGCAAGAAGCGTGGCACGCGGTATGTCTATGTGGGCAACGGAGCGGCCATCAAGGGCTTCGACGTCTTCCTGAAGGCCGCCGACCGTCTTTGCGAGGAGGGCGCGCGCGACCTGGAGTTCGTGGGCGTGGGCGTGACCGACGTCCAGCTCCGGGGATTCGCGGACGTGCTTACCCCGCGGGTCGCGGAGCGCTACCGCAATACGGGCAAGCTCGGTCATGGCGAAGTCCTGGACGAATTGCGCTTCGCCGATGTTCAGGTGATCTCCTCGCGCATGGAGAGCCTGCCCAATTCGCTGCTGGAAGGGTTCGATCTCGGCCTGCCCGCCGTGTGCACATCGGTGGGCGGCATCCCCGAGGTGGTCCGTGACGGGGTCAACGGTTTTCTCTGCGCCTCCGAGGATGCGGACTGCCTGGCCGAAAAGATGCGCCTGCTGGCCGAGGACCCGCTCAAACGCTACACCATGGGGCTGGCGGGCCGCCGGGTGGTGCGCACGCTGCTTACGCCCGAGGCCAAGGGACGCAACCTTATGCGCATCTATATGGGCGAGCGCCTGTACGAGCCTCTGGCCGTGGAGGAAGCGGCCGTGCCCGGGCCCGCCGACATCGAGGAGCATCCTTATGAGCACGAGGCGCACTGA
- a CDS encoding sigma-54 dependent transcriptional regulator: protein MSAKTVLFIAEPQSVTAIFPTLQKAGLQAGLADNLNGALGFIRKSNPCLVFCRPKLQGFDARALLEKADGIDEFPPVVVFAASGSAEQATEFLELGARDYWIEPLVWEKIKLILPPDAPEPEPEPATAPCPPKAEHRPSGNGSPKGRFQIIGRHIAVLRVLALAKQVAGSKATVLISGESGTGKEMFARYLHHNSDRADKPFVAINCAALPEHLLESELFGHEKGAFTGAINRKLGKFELADGGTILLDEITEMDLGLQAKLLRVLQESEFDRVGGVDTVKVDVRVLATTNRRIEETVKEGKFRQDLYYRLNVIPLALPALKDRGDDVLLLAEFFTKKFTAAYGLGGLAFTDEARKWLMNYDWPGNVRELQNLMERAVLLAGAGPIRPRHFLMGDEQWTPDDLSAIDADQQAACETAPPATPDEAMSVMPLHEMEKRLILKSLEETTGNRTRAAELLGISVRTLRNKLNEYKKQGLEI from the coding sequence ATGTCGGCAAAAACAGTCCTTTTCATAGCGGAACCACAATCCGTGACCGCCATCTTCCCGACCTTGCAAAAGGCCGGGTTGCAGGCCGGACTGGCCGACAACCTCAACGGTGCCCTGGGATTCATCCGAAAGTCCAACCCCTGCCTGGTCTTCTGCCGCCCGAAGCTGCAGGGATTCGACGCCAGGGCGCTCCTGGAGAAGGCGGACGGGATCGACGAGTTCCCGCCGGTGGTCGTCTTCGCGGCCTCCGGCAGCGCCGAGCAGGCCACGGAATTTCTCGAACTCGGGGCGCGCGACTACTGGATCGAACCCCTGGTTTGGGAAAAGATCAAACTCATCCTGCCCCCCGACGCCCCCGAGCCCGAACCGGAACCCGCGACCGCGCCCTGCCCGCCCAAGGCCGAGCACAGGCCGTCCGGCAACGGCTCGCCCAAAGGCCGGTTCCAGATCATCGGCCGCCACATCGCCGTCCTGCGCGTGCTGGCCCTGGCCAAGCAGGTGGCCGGATCCAAGGCCACGGTACTCATCTCCGGCGAGTCCGGCACCGGCAAGGAGATGTTCGCCCGCTATCTGCACCACAACTCCGACCGCGCGGACAAGCCGTTCGTCGCCATCAACTGCGCGGCCCTGCCCGAACACCTCCTGGAAAGCGAGTTGTTCGGCCACGAAAAGGGCGCGTTCACCGGGGCCATCAACCGCAAGCTCGGCAAGTTCGAACTGGCCGACGGCGGAACCATTCTGCTCGACGAGATCACCGAGATGGACCTGGGGCTCCAGGCCAAGCTGCTGCGCGTGTTGCAGGAGTCCGAGTTCGACAGAGTGGGCGGCGTGGACACGGTCAAGGTGGATGTGCGCGTCCTGGCCACCACCAACCGACGCATCGAGGAAACGGTCAAGGAAGGCAAATTCCGCCAGGATCTCTATTACCGGCTGAACGTCATCCCGCTGGCCCTGCCCGCCCTCAAGGACCGGGGCGACGACGTACTCCTGCTGGCCGAATTCTTCACCAAAAAATTCACTGCGGCCTATGGCCTGGGCGGCCTCGCCTTCACCGATGAAGCCAGGAAATGGCTCATGAACTACGACTGGCCGGGCAACGTGCGTGAGCTGCAAAACCTCATGGAACGAGCCGTGCTCCTGGCGGGCGCGGGTCCCATCCGGCCGCGCCATTTCCTCATGGGCGACGAGCAATGGACCCCGGACGACCTGTCGGCCATCGACGCCGATCAACAGGCCGCCTGCGAGACCGCGCCGCCCGCCACGCCGGACGAGGCCATGTCGGTCATGCCGCTGCACGAGATGGAAAAACGGCTCATCCTCAAAAGCCTGGAGGAGACCACCGGCAACCGCACCCGGGCCGCCGAACTCCTGGGCATCTCCGTGCGCACCCTGCGCAACAAGCTCAACGAATACAAAAAACAGGGCCTGGAAATCTAG
- a CDS encoding pyridoxal phosphate-dependent aminotransferase: MRISERLARIKPSATLAVNTKAQELQAQGREIISLAVGQPDFRTPAHVCEAAKAALDEGFTRYTAVPGIPELREAVAGYYGRFYGARAEAANTIVSNGGKQVLYNLLMALVNPGDEVIIPAPYWVSYPAMVQLADGVSVFAPTTAEDGYLVTLEGLEAVRTDRTRVLILNSPSNPTGCCYTQAQLEAIAEWARKNGIFIISDEVYDRLVYAPFEPVSLAKTWEAYPETIAIVGALSKSFCMTGWRVGQALAHEDLIKAMTKIQGQSTSNINSITQRAALAALTGPWEVVDEMKKSFVRRRDMAYEIITGWGAPCPKPDGAFYLFPVLDKFYTEEMPDSAAMCTRILEKVGVALVPGSAFGDDKCIRFSYAVDDEVLKSALDKVGSVLLGK, from the coding sequence ATGCGAATTTCCGAACGTCTGGCAAGGATCAAGCCGTCCGCCACATTGGCAGTGAACACCAAGGCTCAGGAGCTCCAGGCCCAGGGGCGCGAGATCATCAGCCTGGCCGTGGGGCAGCCTGATTTCCGTACGCCGGCCCACGTCTGCGAGGCGGCCAAGGCGGCTTTGGACGAAGGCTTCACCCGGTACACGGCGGTGCCCGGCATTCCCGAACTGCGCGAGGCCGTGGCCGGGTATTACGGCCGGTTCTACGGCGCCCGGGCCGAAGCGGCCAACACCATCGTCAGCAACGGCGGCAAGCAGGTCCTGTACAACCTGCTCATGGCCCTGGTGAACCCCGGCGACGAGGTGATCATCCCGGCCCCCTACTGGGTCAGCTATCCGGCCATGGTTCAATTGGCCGACGGTGTGTCCGTGTTCGCGCCGACCACGGCCGAAGACGGCTACCTGGTCACCCTGGAAGGGCTGGAGGCCGTCCGCACGGACAGGACCCGGGTGCTCATCCTCAACTCGCCGTCCAATCCCACGGGCTGCTGCTACACCCAGGCCCAACTGGAGGCCATCGCCGAGTGGGCGCGCAAGAACGGCATCTTCATCATTTCCGACGAGGTCTACGACCGGCTGGTCTACGCTCCGTTCGAACCCGTCTCCCTGGCCAAGACCTGGGAGGCGTATCCCGAGACCATCGCCATCGTGGGCGCGCTGTCCAAGTCGTTCTGCATGACCGGCTGGCGCGTGGGCCAGGCCCTGGCCCACGAGGACCTGATCAAGGCCATGACCAAGATTCAGGGCCAGTCCACGTCCAACATCAACTCCATTACCCAGCGCGCGGCCCTGGCCGCCCTGACCGGTCCGTGGGAGGTGGTGGACGAGATGAAGAAGTCCTTTGTCCGCCGCCGCGACATGGCCTACGAGATCATCACCGGCTGGGGGGCGCCCTGCCCCAAGCCCGACGGAGCGTTTTATCTCTTCCCGGTGCTGGACAAGTTCTACACCGAGGAGATGCCGGACTCGGCGGCCATGTGTACCCGGATTCTCGAAAAGGTGGGCGTGGCCCTGGTGCCCGGCTCGGCCTTCGGCGACGACAAGTGCATCCGCTTCTCCTACGCCGTGGACGACGAAGTCCTGAAGTCGGCTCTGGACAAGGTCGGCTCGGTTCTGTTGGGCAAATAG